A single genomic interval of Porphyromonas sp. oral taxon 275 harbors:
- the era gene encoding GTPase Era has translation MSEVVQEPIHRSGFVNIVGNPNVGKSTLMNLLVGERVSIITAKAQTTRHRIMGIVNTPELQIVYSDTPGVLRPNYKLQESMLEFSESALGDADVLLYVTDTVETPDKNEFFLERVRGLQCPVLLVINKVDLTTQSGLEELVERWHRELPQAEIVPISALNNFNVQPLRRRIESLIPPSPPYFDKDALTDKPARFFVTEIIREKVLLYYQKEIPYSVEVVVESFKEEDERIHIQALIIVERDSQKGIIIGHKGAALKKVGMMARKDMERFFDKRIFLEIFVKVEKDWRSRDNMLRAYGYRLD, from the coding sequence ATGAGCGAAGTAGTACAAGAGCCCATCCACCGCTCGGGCTTCGTCAATATCGTGGGCAACCCCAACGTAGGGAAGTCCACCCTGATGAACCTGCTGGTAGGGGAGCGCGTCTCCATCATCACTGCCAAGGCACAGACCACGCGCCACCGCATCATGGGTATCGTCAATACGCCCGAGCTGCAGATCGTCTACAGCGATACGCCCGGCGTGCTACGGCCCAACTACAAGCTGCAGGAGAGCATGCTCGAGTTCAGCGAGTCCGCCCTAGGAGATGCCGACGTGCTGCTCTACGTGACGGACACGGTGGAGACGCCGGACAAGAACGAGTTCTTCCTCGAGCGTGTGCGCGGCCTCCAGTGCCCCGTACTCCTCGTCATCAATAAGGTAGACCTCACCACCCAGAGCGGGCTGGAGGAGCTGGTCGAGCGCTGGCACCGCGAGCTACCCCAGGCGGAGATCGTGCCCATATCGGCGCTGAATAACTTCAACGTCCAGCCGCTACGCCGCCGTATCGAGAGCCTCATCCCACCCTCACCCCCGTACTTCGACAAGGATGCGCTGACGGACAAGCCCGCCCGCTTCTTCGTCACCGAGATCATCCGCGAGAAGGTGCTGCTCTACTACCAGAAGGAGATCCCCTACTCGGTGGAGGTCGTCGTCGAGTCCTTCAAGGAAGAGGACGAGCGCATCCACATCCAGGCGCTGATCATCGTAGAGCGTGACAGCCAAAAGGGCATTATCATCGGGCACAAGGGCGCAGCGCTCAAGAAGGTCGGCATGATGGCGCGCAAGGACATGGAGCGCTTCTTCGACAAGCGTATCTTCCTTGAGATCTTCGTCAAGGTAGAGAAGGACTGGCGCAGCCGCGACAATATGCTGCGCGCCTATGGCTACCGCCTCGACTAG
- the pgk gene encoding phosphoglycerate kinase produces MNIDQFNFAGKKAFVRVDFNVPLDADFNITDDTRIRAALPTLKKILADGGSVIIGSHLGRPKKVEDKFSLRHILAHVSKCLGVDVKFAPDCVGEEARELAANLKPGEALLLENLRFYAEEEGKPRGLAEDATDEEKAAAKKAIKESQKEFTKKLAALADVYVNDAFGTAHRAHASTALIAAYFDADHKLFGYLMGKEVDAVNKVMQDIKRPFTAIMGGSKVSSKIDIIENLLGKVDNLILTGAMTYTFFKANGGNIGASLCEEDKLDLAREIVAKAKANGVNLVLSTDSKIADAFSNDAKTAFAQNDNIPAGWIGMDIGPDSIEAYRKVILESKTILWNGPTGVFEMDNFADGSRAVAAAIAEATAKGAFSLVGGGDSVACVNKFGYADKVSYVSTGGGALLEAIEGKKLPGIAAIEE; encoded by the coding sequence ATGAACATTGACCAGTTCAATTTCGCGGGCAAGAAGGCTTTCGTCCGCGTGGACTTCAACGTGCCCCTGGACGCAGACTTCAACATCACGGACGATACGCGTATCCGTGCTGCCCTGCCTACGCTCAAGAAGATCCTTGCCGACGGTGGCTCCGTCATCATCGGTTCGCACCTCGGCCGCCCCAAGAAGGTCGAGGATAAGTTCTCCCTCCGCCACATCCTCGCCCACGTCTCCAAGTGCCTTGGCGTAGACGTCAAGTTCGCCCCCGACTGCGTAGGCGAAGAGGCTCGCGAGCTCGCAGCCAACCTCAAGCCCGGTGAGGCCCTCCTGCTGGAGAACCTCCGCTTCTACGCTGAGGAGGAAGGCAAGCCCCGCGGCCTGGCTGAGGACGCTACGGACGAAGAGAAGGCCGCTGCCAAGAAGGCCATCAAGGAGAGCCAGAAGGAGTTCACCAAGAAGCTCGCTGCTCTGGCTGACGTCTATGTCAACGACGCCTTCGGTACGGCACACCGCGCACACGCCTCCACGGCACTCATCGCTGCTTACTTCGACGCCGACCACAAGCTCTTCGGCTACCTCATGGGTAAGGAGGTCGACGCCGTCAACAAGGTGATGCAGGACATCAAGCGCCCCTTCACCGCCATCATGGGTGGCTCCAAGGTATCGTCCAAGATCGACATCATCGAGAACCTGCTGGGTAAGGTCGACAACCTCATCCTCACCGGTGCCATGACCTATACCTTCTTCAAGGCTAACGGCGGCAACATCGGTGCCTCGCTCTGCGAAGAGGATAAGCTCGACCTGGCACGCGAGATCGTCGCTAAGGCGAAGGCCAACGGCGTGAACCTCGTCCTCTCGACGGACTCCAAGATCGCCGACGCCTTCAGCAACGACGCCAAGACCGCCTTCGCGCAGAACGACAACATCCCCGCGGGCTGGATCGGTATGGACATCGGCCCCGACAGCATCGAGGCCTACCGTAAGGTCATCCTCGAGTCCAAGACCATCCTCTGGAACGGTCCTACGGGTGTCTTCGAGATGGACAACTTCGCCGACGGCTCACGTGCTGTGGCTGCTGCCATCGCTGAGGCTACGGCCAAGGGTGCCTTCTCCCTCGTGGGTGGTGGCGACAGCGTAGCCTGCGTCAACAAGTTCGGCTACGCCGACAAGGTATCCTACGTCTCCACCGGTGGCGGCGCCCTGCTCGAGGCTATCGAGGGCAAGAAGCTCCCCGGCATCGCTGCCATCGAGGAATAA
- a CDS encoding LuxR C-terminal-related transcriptional regulator translates to MLTSVKIAIAEPSAIVRAGLEAQLRKLQHYKAQIIYLMDEQRREWQDVAAVISADIYLINPMLTGANPRAQLPDLAFETKLMAIDYGGCDPGILREYDGVIRLTDSPAQISEAIDILLQNEQAVASANLEAQMLTPREREIIICVVKGMTNKEIAGQLYLSTHTVITHRRNISKKLQIHSPSGLTIYAIMNKLVELEDIKDEL, encoded by the coding sequence ATGCTCACCTCGGTCAAAATAGCCATCGCCGAGCCCTCCGCCATCGTGCGCGCGGGACTCGAGGCGCAGCTACGCAAGCTGCAGCACTACAAGGCGCAGATCATCTACCTCATGGACGAGCAGCGCCGTGAGTGGCAGGACGTGGCCGCCGTCATCTCGGCGGACATCTACCTCATCAACCCCATGCTCACCGGGGCCAACCCGCGCGCACAACTCCCCGATCTAGCCTTCGAGACCAAGCTCATGGCCATCGACTACGGGGGCTGCGACCCCGGCATCCTCCGCGAGTACGACGGCGTGATCCGCCTCACCGACAGCCCCGCACAGATCTCTGAGGCCATCGACATCCTGCTGCAGAACGAGCAGGCCGTTGCCTCGGCCAATCTCGAGGCACAGATGCTGACACCCCGCGAGCGCGAGATCATCATCTGCGTCGTCAAGGGGATGACCAATAAGGAGATCGCGGGACAGCTCTACCTCTCCACCCACACCGTCATCACCCATAGGCGCAACATCTCCAAGAAGCTACAGATCCACAGCCCCAGTGGCCTGACGATCTACGCCATCATGAACAAGCTCGTGGAGCTCGAGGACATCAAGGACGAGCTCTAG
- the der gene encoding ribosome biogenesis GTPase Der, translating into MSHLVAIVGRPNVGKSTLFNRLTQSRGAIVSEEAGTTRDRQYGKVTWLDHEFSIVDTGGWVVGSEDVFEGEINKQVQVAMDEADVILFVVDVENGITDLDDEVAHKLRRTKKPVLLVANKADNFAQHYAASEFYAFGLGDPMPISAISGSGTGDLLDAIVKELPEGTTEDEVLDAPRIAIVGRPNAGKSSLINAFIGEERNIVTNVAGTTRDSIYTHYTKFGMNFYLVDTAGIRKRGKVNEDLEYYSVIRSIRAIENSDVCVLMLDATRGIEAQDLNIFSLIQKNSKGLIVCVNKWDLVEDKSQVVIKTFENAIRQRLAPFTDFPIIFISALTKQRIFKVLEEVQAVYERRSKRIPTSKLNEVMLPIIEATPPPATKGKYIKIKYVMQLPTAVPSFAFFANLPQWVKEPYRRFLENQIRAHWDFSGTPINIFIREK; encoded by the coding sequence ATGAGTCATCTAGTAGCAATAGTAGGGCGCCCCAACGTCGGGAAGTCCACCCTCTTCAACCGCCTGACGCAGTCGCGTGGCGCCATCGTCAGCGAGGAGGCCGGTACGACGCGCGACCGTCAGTACGGCAAGGTCACCTGGCTCGACCACGAGTTCTCCATCGTCGACACGGGCGGCTGGGTCGTCGGCAGCGAGGACGTATTCGAGGGCGAGATCAATAAGCAGGTGCAGGTAGCCATGGACGAGGCCGACGTCATCCTCTTCGTCGTCGACGTGGAGAACGGCATCACCGACCTCGACGACGAGGTCGCGCACAAGCTCCGCCGTACCAAGAAACCCGTGCTGCTGGTGGCGAACAAGGCGGATAACTTCGCCCAGCACTACGCCGCCTCCGAGTTCTACGCCTTCGGCCTCGGGGATCCCATGCCGATCTCGGCTATCAGCGGCAGCGGTACGGGCGATCTGCTGGACGCCATCGTCAAGGAGCTGCCCGAGGGCACGACAGAGGATGAGGTGCTGGATGCCCCACGTATCGCCATCGTCGGCCGCCCCAACGCAGGGAAGTCCTCCCTCATCAACGCCTTCATCGGCGAGGAGCGTAACATCGTCACCAACGTGGCGGGCACGACGCGCGACTCCATCTACACGCACTACACGAAGTTCGGCATGAACTTCTACCTGGTAGATACGGCCGGCATCCGCAAGCGCGGTAAGGTCAACGAGGACCTAGAGTACTACTCGGTCATCCGCTCCATCCGCGCGATCGAGAACTCGGACGTCTGCGTGCTCATGCTGGACGCCACGCGCGGCATCGAGGCGCAGGACCTCAATATCTTCTCGCTCATACAGAAGAACAGCAAGGGCCTCATCGTCTGCGTCAATAAGTGGGACCTCGTCGAGGACAAGAGCCAGGTCGTGATCAAGACCTTCGAGAACGCTATCCGCCAGCGCCTGGCGCCCTTCACCGACTTCCCCATCATCTTCATCTCGGCGCTGACGAAGCAGCGTATCTTCAAGGTGCTGGAGGAGGTGCAGGCCGTCTACGAGCGTCGCAGCAAGCGTATCCCGACCTCCAAGCTCAATGAGGTGATGCTGCCCATCATCGAGGCCACGCCGCCCCCTGCCACCAAGGGTAAGTACATCAAGATCAAGTACGTGATGCAGCTGCCTACGGCCGTGCCGAGCTTCGCCTTCTTCGCCAACCTTCCCCAGTGGGTCAAGGAGCCCTACCGCCGCTTCCTCGAGAATCAGATCCGCGCCCACTGGGACTTCTCCGGTACGCCCATCAACATCTTCATCCGCGAGAAGTAG
- a CDS encoding hemerythrin domain-containing protein, whose translation MNSYKQLQGQTLTSPIGALTKMSDLITSSAVALLIITRMGIPLGFGEKTIKQLCQEHGVDLKTLLLLLNSAVVENYSPSQEQIRSVHLDSLITYLSQSHSYFLDYRLPSIRQRLLSAISDCPQELAYVIRRFFDEYAEEVRKHMGYEDRVVFPYARKLAAGERDSHYSIAIFSRRHDQIELKITELKNLLIKYYPIQSGYELTTVLYDIFSIEMELASHNYIEDEIFTPHISYLEQQFAD comes from the coding sequence ATGAACTCATACAAGCAACTCCAGGGACAGACCCTGACCAGCCCCATCGGTGCCCTGACCAAGATGAGCGACCTCATCACCAGCAGCGCCGTAGCCCTCCTGATCATCACACGCATGGGCATACCGCTGGGCTTCGGGGAGAAGACCATCAAGCAGCTCTGCCAGGAGCACGGCGTAGACCTCAAGACACTACTGCTGCTGCTCAATAGCGCAGTCGTGGAGAACTATAGTCCCTCCCAGGAGCAGATCCGCAGCGTGCACCTCGACAGCCTGATCACCTACCTGTCGCAGTCGCACTCCTACTTCCTCGACTACCGCCTGCCCTCGATCCGTCAGCGCCTCCTCTCGGCGATCTCCGACTGCCCACAGGAGCTGGCCTACGTGATCCGTCGCTTCTTCGACGAGTATGCCGAGGAGGTACGCAAGCACATGGGCTACGAGGATCGTGTCGTCTTCCCCTATGCCCGCAAGCTCGCCGCTGGGGAGCGCGACAGCCACTACAGCATCGCCATCTTCAGCCGCCGCCATGACCAGATCGAGCTCAAGATCACTGAGCTGAAGAACCTGCTCATCAAGTACTACCCCATCCAGAGCGGCTACGAGCTGACGACCGTCCTATACGATATCTTCAGTATCGAGATGGAGCTAGCCTCGCACAACTATATCGAGGACGAGATCTTCACCCCACACATCAGCTATCTGGAGCAGCAGTTCGCCGACTAG
- a CDS encoding carbohydrate kinase, with translation MHTIVGIGESLWDIFPDRKAIGGAPANFAYHCRSLGQEAYAVTALGRDALGDELAAELDARGLGRYLQRVDYPTGRVLVQLREGLPSYEIKEDVAWDHIAYTEELAELARRCDAVCFGTLAQRSPISAATIQHFIQEMPAGSIKVFDINLRLHYYSREIVEQSLAHATILKLNDEELPVVAELLNIHGTEQEICHTLLERYALDSLLLTRGALGVNVYYVTGSCYHPALPIEVVDTVGAGDSFTAAYLCATLMGRSHAEAVHSASHLAAYVCTCRGAMPQLPEELR, from the coding sequence ATGCACACCATCGTCGGAATAGGAGAAAGCCTCTGGGATATCTTCCCTGACCGCAAGGCCATCGGCGGCGCGCCCGCCAACTTCGCCTACCACTGCCGTAGCCTCGGCCAAGAGGCCTACGCCGTCACAGCCCTCGGGCGAGATGCCCTCGGGGACGAACTGGCCGCAGAGCTCGACGCCCGTGGCCTCGGCCGCTACCTGCAGCGCGTAGACTACCCCACAGGGCGGGTACTCGTGCAGCTCCGCGAGGGACTCCCCAGCTATGAGATCAAGGAGGACGTCGCCTGGGACCACATCGCCTATACGGAGGAGCTGGCGGAGCTCGCCCGCCGCTGCGATGCGGTATGCTTCGGCACGCTGGCGCAGCGCTCGCCCATCAGTGCCGCCACCATCCAGCACTTCATCCAGGAGATGCCCGCAGGTAGTATCAAGGTCTTCGACATCAACCTCCGCCTGCACTACTACAGCCGTGAGATCGTCGAGCAATCCCTGGCGCACGCTACCATCCTCAAGCTCAATGATGAGGAACTGCCCGTCGTGGCCGAGCTTCTAAATATCCACGGCACCGAGCAGGAGATATGCCACACGCTGCTGGAGCGCTATGCGCTGGACAGCCTGCTGCTGACGCGCGGCGCCCTGGGGGTCAATGTCTACTACGTCACGGGCAGCTGCTACCACCCTGCCCTACCCATCGAGGTCGTCGATACGGTCGGTGCAGGCGACTCCTTCACCGCAGCCTACCTCTGCGCGACGCTCATGGGGCGTAGCCACGCCGAGGCCGTGCACAGCGCCTCGCACCTAGCGGCCTACGTCTGCACCTGCCGTGGGGCAATGCCCCAGCTCCCCGAGGAGCTGCGTTAG